A single Lactuca sativa cultivar Salinas chromosome 8, Lsat_Salinas_v11, whole genome shotgun sequence DNA region contains:
- the LOC111908350 gene encoding G-patch and R3H domain-containing protein C30B4.02c has translation MAGGSTKKKFNKSKTRKPTKQSLFVEGGLLSDWSPLITSPPSRGKSTHPSGSGNKLNASKNKSAVRYEIGSTSGGKSKPTNSTSRILDSRKPKANAFAYKYPEASPFVDEGGDGHNKFDESTPIVLLDSKESKIIAYMDNTPVTNSQTVKYTYDYGASFEVDDSSHSHTGLGFQDEPEENPSIIESSPVTEKQECSRFNSSSSSHEMETDMMDDDGDDLSSSPVKNSGFLSIGGMKLYTHDISDEEADDDDDDDDDDEDDDGDDDDDESLESSESEDSSNSSDSEGAYNSDSDINDEIAKDYFEGIGGSYKVANVDQLLGNVLDSSDDDDDDDDDGVGGGRFHKMVKGVSGIALQEASREYGMKKSRSKKKSQSKAKDDWSAIDDLMLVKNSRSLYGKKKHAAKIPQSWPSKAEKSKNFRRFSGEKKKIRQDKIASKRRDRMINRGVDLEKINSKLVQMVQNKGDIISLQLMHSRDCSQVQRLAAIYRLQSNSQGSGKRRFVTVTRTQHTCMPSSADKLRLEKMLGINNEEKNTPAGKTPSNRTKTPSTGPTKPKTPGESSKKKRREKDKTGSYAAQPVSFISSGNMVTEPTTVDLDLDIDHGPKSTERAPNYGAFEMHTTGFGSRMMAKMGYVDGGGLGKDGRGISEPIEAIQRPKSLGLGAKIPENTPTNNMSEAKPIYTTPTPPHRPNRVVGQGSGSKGKSGNSEIGSFEKHTKGFGSKMMAKMGFVEGMGLGRDSQGIVQPLVASRLPKSRGLGAKG, from the exons ATGGCCGGAGGGAGTACTAAGAAAAAATTCAATAAATCGAAAACTCGAAAACCCACCAAACAATCGTTGTTCGTGGAGGGTGGCTTATTATCCGATTGGTCTCCTCTCATCACTTCGCCCCCTTCCAGAG GAAAAAGTACCCATCCGAGCGGTTCTGGGAATAAATTGAATGCATCTAAGAACAAATCTGCAGTGAGATATGAGATTGGTAGTACGTCTGGCGGTAAATCGAAACCTACTAATTCCACTTCGAGGATACTCGATTCTCGTAAGCCAAAAGCGAATGCCTTTGCTTACAAATATCCTGAG GCGAGTCCATTTGTAGATGAAGGTGGTGATGGACATAACAAGTTTGATGAATCAACCCCTATTGTTTTGCTTGATTCCAAGGAATCAAAGATTATTGCTTACATGGACAATACCCCTGTTACCAATTCTCAAACTGTCAAATACACTTATGATTATGGTGCAAGTTTTGAGGTGGACGATAGTTCTCATAGTCATAcaggattagggtttcaagatGAACCAGAAGAAAACCCTAGTATCATTGAATCATCTCCAGTTACTGAAAAACAAGAATGTTCACGTTTcaattcatcatcatcatcacatgaAATGGAAACCGATATGATGGATGATGATGGGGATGATTTGTCATCATCTCCAGTGAAAAATTCAGGATTTCTGTCAATCGGTGGCATGAAATTGTACACCCATGATATATCTGATGAGGAagcggatgatgatgatgatgatgatgatgatgatgaagatgatgatggtgatgatgatgatgatgaaagcTTAGAGTCTTCAGAGTCTGAAGACTCTTCTAACTCATCTGATAGTGAGGGCGCGTATAACAGTGATTCTGATATTAATGATGAGATTGCTAAAGATTACTTTgaagggattggtgggagttatAAAGTTGCAAATGTTGATCAATTGCTGGGCAATGTTCTTGATAgctcggatgatgatgatgatgatgatgatgatggtgttgGTGGTGGGAGGTTTCATAAAATGGTAAAGGGGGTAAGTGGGATTGCACTTCAGGAAGCATCAAGGGAATATGGCATGAAGAAATCTAGGTCAAAGAAGAAAAGTCAATCAAAGGCGAAAGATGATTGGTCTGCTATAGATGACCTTATGCTTGTAAAGAATTCCAGATCTTTATATGGAAAAAAGAAGCATGCAGCGAAGATTCCACAGTCCTGGCCATCGAAAGCTGAAAAGAGTAAAAATTTCCGCAGATTTTCAG GTGAGAAGAAGAAAATACGCCAAGATAAGATTGCCTCAAAGCGTAGGGATCGAATGATAAATCGTGGTGTTGATCTTGAAAAAATAAATTCT AAACTAGTGCAGATGGTTCAGAATAAGGGTGATATTATATCCCTTCAACTTATGCACTCACGTGATTGTTCCCAG GTTCAAAGGCTAGCTGCAATTTATCGTCTACAAAGTAACAGTCAAGGTTCAGGAAAAAGAAG GTTTGTAACAGTGACACGAACACAACACACATGCATGCCTTCATCAGCCGACAAACTTCGTCTAGAAAAG ATGTTGGGAATCAACAACGAGGAGAAAAACACGCCAGCTGGCAAGACACCTTCAAACAGAACCAAAACCCCATCAACGGGACCCACCAAACCCAAAACCCCCGGTGAATCAAGCAAGAAAAAAAGACGAGAAAAAGACAAAACAGGCTCATACGCAGCCCAGCCTGTGTCATTTATTTCAAGTGGGAACATGGTAACTGAGCCCACTAcggttgaccttgaccttgacaTTGACCATGGACCAAAGTCAACTGAGCGGGCCCCGAATTACGGTGCATTTGAGATGCACACAACGGGTTTTGGTTCAAGGATGATGGCAAAGATGGGGTATGTAGATGGAGGTGGATTAGGGAAAGATGGTAGAGGAATATCTGAGCCCATTGAagcaatccaaaggcccaaatcgCTTGGATTAGGAGCAAAGATTCCCGAAAATACCCCTACCAACAATATGTCAGAGGCTAAGCCTATATATACTACCCCTACCCCACCACACAGACCAAACAGGGTTGTGGGTCAGGGCTCGGGTTCGAAGGGTAAATCGGGAAATTCGGAGATTGGGTCTTTTGAGAAGCATACGAAAGGGTTTGGGTCGAAGATGATGGCGAAAATGGGGTTTGTGGAAGGGATGGGGCTTGGGAGAGACTCGCAGGGTATAGTGCAGCCTTTGGTTGCAAGTAGGTTGCCTAAATCGAGAGGTTTAGGAGCCAAAGGGTAG